In a genomic window of Cytobacillus sp. FSL H8-0458:
- a CDS encoding MFS transporter has product MKYLIYFIVIAAFIDTFSQLPIMSPFALTYHPSPVFAGMIVGMYSFSNMIGNILAGYWIDRIGAKRVLVSGLSLTGIILILYTFTDSPLQLISVRFLHGLFGGFLVPAAFTIISNLGTSDKQGRKMAVSGAAVGCSAIIGPAFGAVIASNYSINWVFLIIAAIMISSAVLAFVFLPAGTLKNVKKESSNEKMLTLLKNPMLTASYLGAFSLMFAQGTLAYLLPLQVEALQIDAMYSGILLSTFGITAILIFLLPINKIFDKYKHHNSMLSGMLIIGIALILLSSASSLGFMFLCMVLYGTGFALLFPSINALIANHTTEKTRGKAFGLFYAFFSLGVVAGSTILGFLRVTFDIGFLIAAAILLLTVGGMSIYFKKRSPQLLKSGSD; this is encoded by the coding sequence ATGAAATATTTGATTTATTTTATCGTTATTGCAGCATTTATTGATACATTTTCTCAGCTTCCTATAATGAGCCCCTTTGCCCTGACATATCATCCATCACCCGTCTTTGCGGGAATGATTGTTGGGATGTATTCCTTCTCGAATATGATAGGCAATATTTTAGCCGGCTATTGGATAGATAGAATCGGAGCAAAAAGGGTTCTTGTGTCCGGTCTCTCATTAACCGGAATCATATTAATCCTGTATACCTTTACTGATTCACCCCTCCAATTAATCTCAGTAAGATTTCTTCACGGGTTATTTGGCGGCTTCCTGGTCCCTGCGGCTTTTACAATCATTTCAAACCTCGGAACTTCAGACAAACAAGGCAGAAAAATGGCTGTATCAGGCGCAGCTGTCGGCTGTTCAGCCATTATAGGACCTGCTTTTGGGGCAGTCATTGCTTCCAATTACAGCATAAACTGGGTCTTTTTAATTATAGCAGCAATAATGATCAGCAGCGCAGTCCTTGCCTTTGTGTTTCTGCCAGCAGGGACTCTGAAAAATGTAAAAAAAGAGAGCTCCAATGAGAAAATGCTTACATTACTTAAGAATCCTATGCTCACAGCAAGCTATTTAGGAGCCTTTTCTCTCATGTTTGCTCAAGGGACACTTGCCTATCTTCTTCCCCTTCAGGTAGAAGCACTGCAAATTGATGCGATGTACAGCGGGATCTTATTAAGCACTTTCGGAATAACTGCAATTCTTATTTTTCTGCTGCCTATCAATAAAATCTTTGATAAGTATAAGCATCACAATAGCATGCTTTCCGGAATGCTGATCATTGGAATTGCATTAATCCTGCTAAGTTCAGCATCTTCTCTTGGCTTCATGTTTTTATGCATGGTTCTTTATGGCACCGGGTTTGCTCTTTTATTTCCATCCATTAATGCCCTTATAGCCAATCATACAACTGAAAAAACAAGAGGTAAGGCATTTGGCCTCTTCTATGCCTTTTTTTCTTTAGGTGTGGTAGCCGGTTCCACCATATTAGGTTTCTTGAGAGTAACATTCGATATAGGTTTTTTAATCGCCGCAGCCATTTTGCTGTTAACGGTTGGCGGCATGTCCATATACTTTAAAAAGAGAAGTCCCCAATTATTAAAAAGCGGGAGTGACTGA
- a CDS encoding carboxypeptidase M32 translates to MAESLKQTEQQFLDYVKKMTAYNEAIGLMYWDMRTGAPKQGMEQRSEVIGMISSEVFRMSTSEEMAAYIAKLTGRENLSEVTVKTLEECKKDYDRNKKIPAEEYTEYVILQSKAESIWEDAKESSDFEMFQPYLEKLVEMNKRFISYWGYEGNKYNTLLDMYEPGVTVETLDQVFGQLREKIVPLVQQISESQNKPETSFLYEHFAKDKQRDFSLKVLEQMGYNFKAGRLDETVHPFATGLNPGDVRVTTKYDETDFRTAVFGTIHEGGHALYEQNISSDLVGTPLCSGTSMGIHESQSLFYENFVGRHPSFWKKNYELLKEYASGQFDAVSIDSFYRAINESKPSLIRIEADELTYPLHIIIRYEIEKGLFNDEIEVKDLPAIWNEKYEQYLGVKPGNDGEGVLQDVHWAGGSFGYFPSYALGYMYAAQLKNSMLKDLPNYDELLEEGNLLPIKEWFTKNVHQFGKMKKPLEILNDVTGEGLNSQHLIDYLYDKYGKVYQLK, encoded by the coding sequence GTGGCAGAATCACTTAAACAGACAGAACAGCAATTCCTTGATTATGTCAAAAAAATGACGGCCTATAATGAAGCAATCGGGCTGATGTATTGGGATATGAGGACAGGCGCACCCAAGCAGGGAATGGAACAGCGCTCCGAAGTGATTGGAATGATTTCTTCAGAAGTTTTCAGGATGTCCACTTCTGAGGAAATGGCAGCATACATAGCGAAACTCACCGGCCGGGAAAATCTTTCTGAAGTAACTGTGAAAACACTGGAAGAATGTAAAAAGGATTATGACCGGAATAAGAAAATTCCTGCGGAGGAATACACCGAATATGTCATCCTGCAATCCAAGGCTGAGAGTATTTGGGAAGATGCAAAGGAAAGTTCAGATTTTGAAATGTTCCAGCCTTATTTGGAAAAGCTTGTTGAAATGAATAAAAGATTCATTTCTTATTGGGGATATGAAGGAAATAAATATAATACTCTGCTGGATATGTATGAACCTGGTGTCACCGTAGAAACGCTTGATCAGGTGTTTGGGCAGCTGAGGGAAAAAATTGTTCCTCTTGTCCAGCAGATTTCTGAATCACAGAATAAACCGGAAACCAGCTTTTTATATGAACATTTTGCCAAGGACAAACAGCGGGATTTCAGCCTTAAAGTTCTTGAACAAATGGGCTATAACTTTAAAGCGGGACGTCTCGATGAAACCGTTCATCCCTTTGCAACAGGTTTAAATCCCGGTGATGTCCGAGTAACCACCAAATATGATGAAACTGATTTCCGTACAGCTGTTTTTGGCACGATTCATGAAGGCGGGCATGCCCTTTATGAACAAAATATTTCTTCTGACCTGGTAGGAACTCCGCTATGCTCTGGTACATCTATGGGAATTCATGAATCACAGTCACTATTTTATGAAAACTTTGTTGGAAGACATCCTTCTTTCTGGAAAAAGAATTATGAACTTCTTAAAGAATATGCAAGCGGTCAATTTGATGCTGTCTCAATAGATTCTTTTTATCGTGCAATTAATGAATCAAAGCCATCTTTAATCCGTATTGAGGCAGATGAATTAACATACCCGCTTCATATCATCATCCGTTATGAAATTGAAAAAGGCTTGTTTAACGATGAAATTGAAGTTAAAGACCTTCCAGCGATCTGGAATGAAAAATATGAACAATACCTGGGAGTAAAGCCAGGGAATGACGGAGAAGGCGTTCTGCAGGATGTTCACTGGGCAGGGGGAAGCTTCGGTTATTTCCCTTCATATGCTTTGGGATACATGTATGCAGCACAGCTGAAAAACAGCATGTTAAAGGACCTGCCAAATTATGATGAATTGCTTGAAGAGGGTAATTTACTGCCGATCAAAGAATGGTTCACTAAGAATGTGCACCAGTTCGGCAAGATGAAAAAACCGCTTGAAATCCTAAATGATGTAACGGGAGAAGGCTTGAATTCCCAGCATTTAATTGATTATCTGTATGATAAGTACGGCAAGGTGTATCAGCTGAAATAA
- a CDS encoding DMT family transporter, producing MKKLLPFLMIALGASLWGIIAVFVKGLGEYGFSAMEIVAVRVFFAAIFLVLIGMMRFRNCFKLQSATDIRFFAGTGILSIVFFNYCYFTAMNQISISLAVVLLYTAPAFVTVLSYLFLKEGINLRKIAAVAGTIVGCILVAGLSAGSSDITLLGILTGLGAGFGYALYTIFGKFALRKYHPFTVTLYTFLVASVFLIPVTKLWTKASVFLNAEVLFLSMGLGFVPTVLAYFVYTWGLEKTDGSKAAVIATVEPVVAMLLGVTLYGENLGAIQIAGALLILSSVIIVNLPARKKNTGLTAESKLEH from the coding sequence ATGAAGAAATTACTTCCATTTCTAATGATAGCGTTAGGAGCAAGTCTATGGGGCATTATTGCTGTATTTGTTAAAGGGCTCGGAGAATATGGATTCTCAGCTATGGAAATTGTGGCTGTAAGAGTGTTTTTTGCGGCCATATTTCTCGTTCTAATCGGAATGATGCGTTTCCGGAACTGTTTTAAACTGCAATCTGCCACTGACATCCGGTTTTTTGCTGGAACCGGGATACTGAGCATCGTCTTTTTTAATTATTGTTATTTCACAGCAATGAACCAAATCAGCATTTCATTGGCAGTCGTTCTGCTTTACACCGCTCCTGCATTTGTGACTGTATTATCCTACCTGTTTTTAAAGGAGGGGATAAATCTAAGAAAGATTGCAGCTGTGGCAGGCACCATTGTGGGCTGCATTTTAGTTGCCGGATTATCAGCAGGCAGCAGTGACATTACTCTGCTTGGAATTTTGACGGGATTAGGTGCCGGGTTCGGGTATGCGCTTTATACCATCTTCGGGAAATTTGCGTTAAGAAAGTATCATCCTTTTACAGTTACGCTTTATACATTCCTGGTTGCTTCGGTATTTCTGATCCCGGTAACAAAGCTATGGACAAAAGCTTCAGTTTTTTTGAACGCTGAAGTTTTGTTTCTTAGTATGGGTTTAGGGTTTGTGCCTACGGTTCTCGCCTATTTTGTTTACACATGGGGATTGGAAAAAACAGATGGAAGCAAAGCAGCTGTGATCGCTACAGTCGAACCAGTTGTGGCTATGCTTTTAGGAGTGACACTTTACGGGGAAAATCTTGGTGCAATCCAGATTGCCGGTGCTTTGCTGATACTCAGTTCGGTTATTATTGTGAATCTGCCTGCAAGAAAGAAAAATACGGGACTGACAGCTGAGAGCAAGTTAGAACATTAA
- a CDS encoding b(o/a)3-type cytochrome-c oxidase subunit 1, giving the protein MFNPSAKLKVDPRDAKLAMAHFFVAFTALAIGGLAGLLQTLVRSGKFELPAGIGYYQILTVHGVVLGLVLTTFFIMGFQLAATSKTSGTLTNKQRITGWIGFWLMTAGTVLAAVMILLNEATVLYTFYAPLQAHALYYIGLTLVIVGSWIDGAAIIMKYAEWRRKNPGQPSPLLTFMSLVNTMMWIVATIGVASTVLFQLLPWSLGFVETVNIGVSRTLFWYFGHPLVYFWLLPAYMAWYVVIPKVIGGKIFSDSLARLSFILFLLFSIPVGFHHQLMEPGIDPAWKFLQVILTFLVVIPSLMTAFSLFATFESFGRSKGATGLFGWVKKLPWGDARFVVPFIGMVAFIPAGAGGIVNASHQMNQVVHNTIWVTGHFHLTVATSVVLTFFGVSYWLIPHLTGRTLTKAMNKLGIIQAVIWSIGMTFMSGAMHAVGLLGAPRRSSYSEYGGAAQAAEWIPYQVAQAIGGSILFIGIILMIYIFINLAFFAPKGEQEFPVGEAAEEAEKAPMVFENWKLWLGITVVLILFAYTIPFIDLIQNAPPGAKGYKLW; this is encoded by the coding sequence ATGTTTAATCCTTCAGCAAAATTAAAAGTTGACCCTCGCGACGCAAAATTGGCAATGGCTCACTTTTTCGTTGCCTTTACAGCTTTAGCAATAGGCGGCCTAGCCGGATTATTGCAGACTTTGGTCCGCTCCGGTAAATTCGAGCTCCCGGCAGGCATCGGGTATTACCAGATCCTCACGGTTCACGGTGTTGTATTGGGACTTGTACTTACTACTTTTTTTATAATGGGCTTCCAGTTAGCTGCAACAAGCAAAACATCAGGGACCCTTACAAATAAACAGCGCATTACCGGCTGGATCGGTTTTTGGCTGATGACAGCGGGAACTGTTCTTGCAGCTGTTATGATCCTGCTGAATGAGGCTACAGTTCTTTATACCTTCTATGCTCCTCTTCAGGCACATGCATTGTACTATATCGGTTTAACACTTGTCATAGTGGGAAGCTGGATTGACGGGGCAGCAATCATTATGAAGTATGCAGAATGGCGCAGGAAAAATCCTGGCCAGCCGAGTCCGTTATTAACCTTCATGTCATTGGTCAATACAATGATGTGGATTGTGGCAACAATCGGTGTAGCATCTACCGTTCTTTTCCAGCTTCTTCCATGGTCATTAGGATTTGTAGAAACCGTAAATATCGGCGTCAGCCGAACTCTATTCTGGTATTTCGGACATCCGCTTGTATACTTCTGGCTATTGCCGGCTTATATGGCGTGGTATGTTGTCATTCCAAAAGTTATCGGCGGAAAAATTTTCTCTGATTCATTGGCACGTTTGTCTTTTATATTATTCCTGCTGTTCTCAATCCCTGTCGGATTTCACCATCAATTAATGGAGCCGGGAATTGATCCGGCATGGAAATTCCTGCAGGTTATCTTAACATTCCTTGTTGTCATCCCATCTTTAATGACTGCATTTTCTTTATTTGCTACTTTCGAAAGCTTTGGCCGTTCTAAAGGGGCTACAGGGTTATTCGGCTGGGTGAAGAAGCTTCCATGGGGAGATGCGCGATTTGTCGTTCCTTTTATTGGGATGGTAGCCTTTATCCCTGCGGGTGCAGGCGGGATCGTCAACGCCTCCCACCAGATGAACCAGGTAGTTCATAACACGATTTGGGTAACCGGTCACTTTCACTTAACAGTGGCAACTTCTGTAGTACTTACATTCTTTGGAGTTTCCTACTGGCTTATTCCTCATCTGACTGGAAGAACATTAACCAAAGCAATGAATAAATTAGGGATCATCCAGGCAGTTATCTGGTCAATCGGAATGACATTCATGTCTGGTGCCATGCATGCTGTCGGTCTGCTTGGAGCACCGCGACGTTCATCATATTCTGAATATGGCGGAGCAGCACAAGCAGCAGAATGGATTCCATACCAGGTTGCACAGGCAATTGGCGGTTCTATTCTCTTTATTGGCATTATATTAATGATCTATATCTTTATCAACCTTGCATTCTTCGCACCAAAGGGCGAGCAGGAGTTCCCTGTCGGAGAAGCGGCTGAAGAAGCCGAAAAAGCACCGATGGTATTCGAAAACTGGAAGCTTTGGCTCGGAATTACTGTTGTTCTTATTCTATTTGCCTACACCATTCCATTTATCGATTTAATTCAAAATGCACCCCCAGGGGCCAAGGGATATAAGTTATGGTAA
- a CDS encoding cytochrome c oxidase subunit II, with protein sequence MHMHKFEKAWLIFGIGSLLVFLTVLGVSAFYLGNQPPSCLATIDPEKVDTTVPFNEPGLKKVEGKDWDYELVYVASAFSYSPAEVEVPYGAKVKIIATTKDVVHGFEVAGSNINMMLEPGYISEHVTTFDKTGEYLIVCNEYCGVGHHMMSSKIKVVE encoded by the coding sequence ATGCATATGCATAAGTTTGAAAAAGCCTGGCTCATTTTTGGAATCGGATCGCTGCTTGTTTTTCTGACAGTACTGGGGGTCAGCGCATTTTACCTGGGCAATCAGCCTCCAAGCTGTTTGGCAACCATTGACCCTGAAAAGGTCGATACTACCGTTCCATTTAATGAGCCTGGATTGAAAAAGGTAGAAGGAAAAGATTGGGATTACGAATTGGTATATGTAGCATCTGCGTTTTCCTACAGCCCAGCTGAAGTAGAGGTTCCATATGGGGCTAAAGTGAAAATTATCGCTACAACCAAAGACGTCGTCCACGGTTTTGAAGTTGCGGGATCGAATATCAACATGATGCTTGAACCCGGCTATATCAGTGAACATGTGACAACATTTGATAAAACAGGCGAATACTTAATTGTATGTAATGAATATTGCGGTGTTGGTCACCACATGATGTCGTCTAAAATTAAGGTGGTGGAATAA
- a CDS encoding xanthine phosphoribosyltransferase produces the protein MDMLIEKIKSEGIVLSPSVLKVDSFLNHQIDPQLMQEVGREFADRFSRSGITKILTIESSGIAPAVMAGLHLNVPVVFARKRKSLTLVNDLITASVYSFTKEETSEISVSKKYLAEEDNLLIIDDFLANGQAALGLAEIAQKAGSAVAGIGIVIEKGFQKGGQQLRENGFRVESLAIIDSLENGVISFEKTTEKLGELIR, from the coding sequence ATGGATATGCTTATTGAAAAAATAAAAAGCGAAGGAATTGTTTTATCGCCTTCAGTCTTAAAGGTGGATTCATTTCTGAATCACCAAATAGACCCTCAGCTTATGCAAGAAGTCGGAAGAGAATTTGCAGATAGATTCTCAAGAAGCGGTATTACAAAAATATTGACTATTGAATCTTCGGGGATTGCTCCAGCTGTAATGGCGGGGCTTCATCTGAATGTCCCGGTTGTATTTGCGAGAAAAAGAAAATCTCTCACTCTGGTAAATGACCTGATTACAGCTTCTGTCTATTCTTTTACTAAAGAAGAAACAAGTGAAATTTCTGTTTCAAAGAAATATCTTGCAGAAGAGGATAATCTTCTGATCATTGATGACTTTCTAGCCAATGGACAGGCTGCATTAGGTCTTGCGGAAATAGCCCAAAAAGCGGGGTCAGCAGTTGCGGGGATAGGAATTGTTATTGAAAAAGGCTTTCAAAAGGGCGGACAGCAACTGAGAGAGAATGGATTCCGGGTCGAATCTTTAGCGATTATTGACTCTCTTGAAAATGGAGTAATCAGCTTTGAAAAAACAACTGAGAAATTGGGGGAATTGATCCGATGA
- a CDS encoding nucleobase:cation symporter-2 family protein, whose amino-acid sequence MNRNPLKIASLGIQHVLAMYAGAVIVPLIVGGALGLTGEQLTYLVSIDILMCGIATLLQVWRSRFFGIGLPVVLGCTFTAVGPMIAIGGQYGIPAIYGSILVSGIFVVAVSKYFGKLVKFFPPVVTGSVVTIIGITLIPVAMNNMAGGQGSPDFGSMTNIALAFGTLLFIIILFRFFTGFIRAISILLGLAAGTITSYFMGMVDFSAVGDASWFHMPSPFYFGMPTFEVTAILTMILVAMVSLVESTGVYFALGDICEEKLEQKDLSNGYRAEGLAIILGAVFNAFPYTTYSQNVGLLQLSGVKTKNVIYTAGAFLVLLGLVPKIGALTTIIPTPVLGGAMVAMFGMVVAYGIKMLSKVEFSSQENLLIIACSVGMGLGVTAVPELFAQMPSSVRILTDNGIVAGSVTAILLNIVFNVVKGKKAVQRASLAEQKAL is encoded by the coding sequence ATGAATCGTAATCCATTAAAAATTGCTTCACTCGGAATTCAGCATGTCCTTGCAATGTATGCAGGCGCGGTCATTGTCCCATTGATCGTAGGAGGGGCACTGGGCTTAACAGGGGAGCAGCTCACCTATCTTGTTTCAATTGATATCCTTATGTGCGGAATTGCAACACTGCTTCAAGTATGGCGCAGCAGATTTTTTGGTATTGGCCTTCCGGTCGTTCTTGGCTGCACATTTACGGCTGTTGGACCAATGATTGCGATTGGCGGTCAGTATGGAATACCAGCAATCTATGGTTCTATACTGGTTTCTGGTATTTTTGTGGTGGCTGTTTCAAAGTATTTTGGAAAACTGGTGAAATTTTTCCCGCCTGTTGTTACAGGGTCAGTAGTTACAATTATCGGAATTACGTTAATTCCAGTTGCCATGAATAATATGGCCGGCGGGCAGGGAAGCCCGGATTTTGGTTCGATGACAAACATAGCATTGGCTTTTGGAACTTTGCTGTTCATCATTATACTCTTCCGTTTCTTTACTGGCTTTATCAGAGCGATTTCCATTTTACTGGGATTGGCTGCAGGAACCATAACATCCTATTTTATGGGCATGGTTGATTTCTCGGCTGTTGGAGACGCTTCCTGGTTCCATATGCCCTCACCTTTCTATTTTGGCATGCCGACATTTGAGGTGACAGCTATCCTGACAATGATTCTAGTAGCAATGGTCAGTTTAGTTGAATCTACAGGCGTATACTTTGCCCTGGGTGATATCTGTGAAGAAAAACTGGAACAAAAAGATCTGTCAAATGGTTATCGTGCCGAAGGGCTTGCCATTATCCTTGGTGCAGTCTTTAATGCTTTTCCCTATACAACCTATTCTCAAAACGTCGGGCTTCTTCAGCTGTCAGGCGTAAAAACAAAGAATGTTATATATACAGCAGGTGCTTTCCTTGTACTGCTTGGGCTGGTTCCGAAAATCGGCGCATTGACCACGATCATTCCAACTCCGGTATTAGGAGGCGCAATGGTTGCCATGTTCGGTATGGTAGTCGCCTATGGAATAAAAATGCTCAGCAAAGTGGAATTCTCTTCTCAGGAAAATTTATTGATCATCGCCTGCTCTGTCGGGATGGGACTGGGTGTAACAGCTGTTCCTGAACTATTTGCGCAAATGCCTTCGAGTGTGCGGATCCTGACTGATAACGGGATAGTGGCAGGCAGTGTGACCGCCATCCTTTTAAATATCGTTTTCAATGTTGTTAAAGGAAAAAAAGCAGTCCAGCGTGCTTCTCTTGCGGAGCAGAAGGCTTTATAA
- a CDS encoding tyrosine-type recombinase/integrase translates to MDENTSNNYSLTFDQAFEFFVSAKRSEGLREKTLISYDEHFRFFKNWLTSRKQEIDKAEQLTAIIVREYLNYMKQDHFNFKTKRYGLGDQTVNGRLRFLKIFYNFLYKEDLVNSNPIESVKFIKMDERPFEPLTEKEMERLMRIPNIKHFPQFRDYVIMNLLYDTALRIQTAISLRIDDVDIRGRRLVIPADKMKSRKTKVIPLSNHVLKLLMELISENKTHFDNDYLFLNWYGEQIVEDTFRRNLKRYVEKAGITKSFSCHDFRRQSITEMLKAGASIFAVMAIADHQSVATTKKYVHFDQETIKNQHDLYSPVVKMRAKFKRR, encoded by the coding sequence GTGGACGAAAACACATCTAATAATTACAGCTTAACATTTGACCAGGCTTTCGAATTCTTTGTATCTGCAAAAAGATCAGAAGGACTTCGAGAAAAAACATTAATAAGCTATGATGAGCATTTCAGGTTCTTTAAAAATTGGTTGACCAGTAGAAAACAAGAAATTGACAAAGCAGAACAACTAACTGCGATTATTGTACGTGAATATCTAAACTACATGAAACAAGACCACTTTAATTTTAAGACAAAAAGGTATGGTCTTGGGGATCAAACAGTTAACGGGCGATTGCGTTTCTTGAAGATATTTTACAACTTTCTGTATAAAGAGGATTTGGTTAACTCTAATCCAATCGAGTCAGTCAAATTTATAAAGATGGATGAACGACCTTTTGAACCTTTGACAGAGAAAGAGATGGAAAGATTGATGCGGATACCAAATATTAAACACTTTCCTCAATTTAGAGACTATGTGATTATGAATCTTTTATACGATACAGCTTTAAGAATACAAACAGCTATTAGTCTTAGAATTGATGATGTGGATATAAGGGGGAGGAGATTGGTTATTCCTGCAGACAAGATGAAAAGCAGGAAGACTAAGGTGATACCACTGTCAAATCATGTCCTTAAATTATTGATGGAGTTGATTTCCGAAAATAAAACTCATTTTGATAATGATTACTTGTTTTTGAATTGGTATGGTGAACAAATTGTAGAAGATACTTTTAGGAGAAATCTAAAGAGATATGTTGAGAAAGCAGGGATAACTAAATCATTTTCTTGCCATGATTTTCGCAGGCAGTCGATTACAGAAATGTTGAAGGCGGGTGCGTCTATTTTTGCTGTAATGGCCATAGCTGACCATCAATCCGTTGCTACTACTAAAAAATACGTCCATTTTGACCAAGAAACCATAAAGAATCAGCATGATTTATATAGCCCAGTTGTAAAAATGAGAGCAAAATTCAAAAGGAGATAA
- a CDS encoding helix-turn-helix domain-containing protein, with amino-acid sequence MISYAPLMSTLHQRKISKTDLQKLINVSSATIAKISKDEMVSLKVIDDVCSVLNCRIEDVIVHVKEDNKKATE; translated from the coding sequence ATGATTTCTTATGCACCTTTGATGTCTACATTACACCAGAGAAAGATATCCAAGACTGATCTACAAAAGCTTATAAATGTTTCTTCAGCAACAATTGCTAAGATAAGTAAAGATGAAATGGTATCTTTAAAAGTAATTGATGATGTATGCTCGGTTCTTAATTGCAGAATTGAAGACGTAATAGTCCATGTTAAGGAAGATAATAAAAAAGCCACTGAATAA
- a CDS encoding AP2 domain-containing protein — protein sequence MEQVIENILVNEAVAITTKEKRQHYKEQALSRVGQMGINTLGSLMIVDAYYGSTEVWVRFSQGNVVRCSWQQFQKGNVKNPYDKSVFGIGYLGEGNYKSNNGNGLTEQYKAWVAMLMRCYSLKFHEKNPSYIGCTVDERWHNFQTFAKWYDENHYTIPGQKIDLDKDILVKGNKVYSPEACIFTPSAINKLFLKRQAARGDLPIGVKRCTRNPKKYEAQCRNNTGKRIYLKYFDTKEEAFQSYKVYKEQLIKDIAEEYKECIPHTLYNAMLTYKVEIND from the coding sequence ATGGAACAGGTGATTGAAAATATATTGGTTAATGAAGCAGTGGCAATAACAACGAAGGAAAAAAGGCAGCATTACAAAGAACAGGCTTTATCTAGAGTAGGTCAAATGGGAATTAATACATTAGGCTCTTTAATGATTGTTGATGCATATTACGGCTCAACTGAAGTATGGGTGAGGTTTTCCCAAGGCAATGTGGTTAGATGCTCATGGCAACAGTTTCAAAAAGGAAATGTCAAAAATCCTTATGATAAATCAGTTTTCGGAATCGGTTATTTAGGTGAGGGTAATTATAAATCTAATAACGGAAACGGTTTAACTGAGCAATATAAAGCTTGGGTTGCAATGCTGATGAGGTGCTACAGTTTAAAATTCCATGAAAAGAATCCTAGTTATATTGGATGTACAGTAGATGAGAGATGGCATAATTTCCAAACCTTTGCTAAGTGGTACGATGAGAATCATTACACAATCCCAGGCCAGAAAATTGATTTAGATAAAGATATATTGGTTAAGGGAAACAAGGTGTATTCTCCAGAAGCATGTATATTTACACCGTCTGCGATTAATAAATTATTTTTAAAAAGACAGGCAGCTAGAGGGGATTTACCGATTGGAGTAAAAAGGTGCACGAGGAATCCTAAAAAATATGAGGCTCAATGTAGAAATAATACTGGAAAGAGGATTTATTTGAAGTATTTTGATACGAAAGAAGAAGCCTTTCAATCTTATAAAGTATATAAGGAACAATTGATTAAAGACATAGCCGAAGAGTACAAGGAGTGCATTCCTCATACTCTATACAACGCTATGCTTACATACAAAGTAGAAATTAATGATTAA